A single genomic interval of Pomacea canaliculata isolate SZHN2017 linkage group LG5, ASM307304v1, whole genome shotgun sequence harbors:
- the LOC112565433 gene encoding dynein regulatory complex subunit 6-like produces the protein MPRGKDATSLKQLCLKNIVQNFDRTYGSHYDRHLSDVPRLLYVIGPFENLPGELCQDIIHLIIQHRILHRAHLHLLLLPQVTHVNFSGGSTTTVSALALEILSLQCRNLVSLNLSNCLSLSPRAITQCVTNLPLLSQLILKRTKANDSVMKIIATSLSQLTHLDLFACPVTSKGAEWLCGDGEDFEPVCTNLIKLDISATEIDIPGCCAIIRAFPKLRHLSFADTIEAVAVLHSGKYDRLKKRCENGLNNTESSSASMVFADQHQLQILHATALKCRHISPESVQVACVYCPYVREVYFYQHASNVSLNYLASLQHLAVLEVTSDQPGEVTFHEGLLPLLHARGEGMIGLGLYDIQDVDLGKVGTMCPSLQRLKIVSMFEDGDFSSSFMLASQMQTAFCHLRKLTIIIGTDITRLDREDMQHLLLNASLLEDCHMINVQCLTDDTLILALSRHGFQYLQEMQLEVCNSITSESLTQLVHSNNPLSSLSIKNCENVTYQDYQDLMSHVSQACLNLTINWE, from the exons ATGCCTAGAGGAAAAGATGCCACCTCATTGAAACAGTTATGTCTTAAGAATATTGTTCAGAACTTTGACAGGACATATGGATCTCACTATGATAGACATCTTAGTGATGTTCCGCGGCTGTTGTATGTAATTGGACCTTTTGAAAACTTGC CTGGAGAATTGTGTCAAGACATCATTCACTTGATTATACAGCATCGCATACTGCATAGAGCACATCTTCATCTGTTGTTGCTGCCACAAGTAACACATGTTAACTTTAGTGGCGGCTCTACAACCACGGTCTCTGCACTAGCTCTTGAAATACTGTCCCTTCAATGCAGG AATCTGGTGTCCTTGAATCTTTCCAACTGCCTTTCATTATCACCAAGAGCCATAACACAGTGTGTGACAAATCTCCCTTTGCTTTCACAATTGATACTCAAACGGACCAAAGCAAATGACAGTGTGATGAAGATCATCGCAACATCTCTTTCACAGCTAACTCACCTAGATCTTTTTGCTTGTCCTGTCACCAGCAAGGGTGCAGAATGGTtgtgtggtgatggtgaagACTTTGAGCCTGTCTGCACTAATCTGATCAAACTGGACATTAGTGCTACTGAAATAGACATTCCAGGGTGCTGCGCTATAATTCGAGCATTCCCCAAACTGCGACATCTCAGCTTTGCAGACACAATAGAAGCTGTGGCTGTGCTTCACAGTGGCAAATATGacagattgaaaaaaagatgtgaaaatggTCTAAACAATACTGAATCATCCAGTGCCTCTATGGTCTTTGCAGATCAACACCAGCTGCAGATTCTGCATGCCACTGCTTTAAAATGTCGCCATATCAGTCCAGAGAGTGTTCAGGTTGCATGTGTTTACTGCCCTTACGTCCGGGAGGTTTACTTCTATCAGCATGCATCCAACGTTTCACTAAATTATCTTGCATCACTCCAACACCTTGCAGTGCTGGAGGTCACCAGCGACCAGCCTGGGGAGGTAACATTCCATGAGGGTTTACTTCCTTTGCTACATGCTCGGGGTGAAGGAATGATTGGCCTGGGACTTTATGACATACAGGATGTGGATTTAGGGAAGGTGGGCACGATGTGTCCTTCACTTCAGCGCCTCAAGATAGTCTCCATGTTTGAAGATGGTGATTTCTCTAGTTCTTTTATGCTAGCTTCTCAGATGCAAACAGCCTTCTGTCATCTAAGAAAACTGACCATTATTATTGGCACCGACATTACTCGGCTAGACAGAGAAGACATGCAACATTTACTTCTAAATGCATCGTTGCTAGAGGACTGCCACATGATCAATGTACAGTGTCTCACAGATGACACCTTAATCTTGGCTCTTTCACGGCATGGTTTTCAGTATTTGCAGGAAATGCAATTGGAAGTGTGTAACAGCATTACCAGTGAAAGTCTTACACAACTTGTCCACAGCAACAACCCTTTGTCCTCACTGTCaataaaaaattgtgaaaatgttaCCTACCAGGACTATCAAGATTTGATGAGCCATGTCTCACAAGCCTGTTTAAACCTGACAATTAACTGGGAATGA
- the LOC112565435 gene encoding galactoside 2-alpha-L-fucosyltransferase 2-like isoform X1, protein MSREHSSEGCTSDITLKVTRSRLTSVQDELATLIVTSRCCQSGVAIKCCTCKIPFSKPEQLTLRQFYILLLHVSVHLILSGSLSVLTALYMRPNFNFTWRDMSKQIALRHLIFLAVMCSLVSILFSLFYLHSPVHPVSHQSSFIERKSAIRGTPDTPDMQVIKSADRADKWRGIRWWDLLKGGTRPSCGPEAKPRVFCVRSIGRLGNSLFSYASSLGVAMLVNASLLLWPEYVGLLPHLSLRGGIDNNLTVCRRALVRPERTCCIFQKTLVQAGRTCGRVQQLGGYLQSWRYFQHAQQEVRKDFQFRGIVLSSAQLIIGRIRRFNSFLDHEDHHRGDKRLAFENRKRNSVSRGMNVTPVTVVGIHVRHGDITINRQQIQMGYQTPPVEYYVRAMLYFRRRYGHVFYVITTDSRKYVMNYLLPACFRIGARCHLTKNNVFVDLAILASCDHVIMSVGTFGWWAAWLAGGEVVYYKYPAREGSVLRKYMNYSDFYPDRWIAME, encoded by the exons ATGTCCCGGGAACACTCTTCTGAAGGATGTACAAGTGACATTACTTTAAAAGTCACTCGAAGTCGACTGACATCAGTGCAGGACGAACTGGCGACTTTAATAGTGACCAGCAGGTGTTGCCAGTCAGGTGTTGCCATTAAATGTTGCACATGTAAGATTCCTTTTTCAAAGCCAGAACAACTTACACTCAGACAATTTTACATCCTTTTGCTCCATGTGTCCGTCCACCTTATCCTTTCTGGCTCCCTCTCAGTGTTGACAGCTTTGTACATGCGTCCAAATTTTAATTTCACCTGGAGAGACATGTCTAAACAGATAG CCCTCCGTCATCTGATCTTCCTGGCGGTGATGTGTTCCTTGGTGTCCATCCTCTTCTCCCTGTTCTATCTTCACAGCCCTGTGCATCCTGTCAGCCACCAATCGTCTTTCATAGAGAGGAAGTCAGCCATCAGAGGAACCCCCGACACACCTGACATGCAGGTGATCAAAAGCGCCGACAGGGCTGACAAGTGGCGAGGCATTCGATGGTGGGACTTGCTGAAAGGCGGCACCAGGCCCTCGTGCGGACCGGAGGCCAAACCCCGGGTGTTTTGTGTCCGATCCATTGGTCGCCTTGGCAACTCTCTCTTCAGCTACGCGTCCAGCCTGGGAGTGGCCATGCTGGTCAACGCAAGCCTGTTGCTGTGGCCGGAGTATGTGGGTCTGCTCCCGCATCTGTCGTTGCGGGGTGGCATCGACAACAACCTGACGGTGTGTCGGCGGGCTCTGGTCCGACCAGAGCGGACTTGCTGCATCTTCCAGAAGACCCTGGTACAGGCGGGACGCACCTGCGGACGCGTGCAGCAGCTGGGCGGCTACCTGCAGTCCTGGCGCTACTTCCAGCACGCGCAACAGGAAGTTCGAAAGGACTTCCAATTCCGAGGGATAGTCTTGAGTTCAGCCCAGCTCATAATCGGGAGAATCCGAAGATTCAACTCTTTCTTGGATCACGAGGACCATCACCGGGGCGACAAACGCCTCGCATTTGAGAACAGGAAGAGGAATAGCGTGAGCAGAGGAATGAATGTCACGCCCGTCACGGTGGTGGGCATCCACGTGCGTCACGGAGACATCACCATCAACCGGCAGCAGATCCAGATGGGCTACCAGACGCCCCCTGTCGAGTACTACGTCCGCGCCATGCTGTACTTCCGCCGGCGCTATGGCCACGTGTTCTACGTCATCACCACGGACAGCCGCAAGTACGTCATGAACTACCTGCTGCCTGCCTGCTTCCGGATCGGCGCGCGCTGCCACCTGACCAAGAACAACGTCTTTGTGGACCTGGCTATTCTGGCCAGCTGCGATCACGTGATCATGTCTGTGGGCACATTTGGTTGGTGGGCCGCCTGGCTGGCCGGAGGGGAAGTGGTTTACTATAAATATCCTGCTCGTGAAGGGAGTGTTTTGCGGAAGTACATGAACTATTCCGATTTTTACCCCGATCGTTGGATTGCAATGGAGTAA
- the LOC112565435 gene encoding galactoside 2-alpha-L-fucosyltransferase 2-like isoform X2, protein MSREHSSEGCTSDITLKVTRSRLTSVQDELATLIVTSRCCQSGVAIKCCTSLRHLIFLAVMCSLVSILFSLFYLHSPVHPVSHQSSFIERKSAIRGTPDTPDMQVIKSADRADKWRGIRWWDLLKGGTRPSCGPEAKPRVFCVRSIGRLGNSLFSYASSLGVAMLVNASLLLWPEYVGLLPHLSLRGGIDNNLTVCRRALVRPERTCCIFQKTLVQAGRTCGRVQQLGGYLQSWRYFQHAQQEVRKDFQFRGIVLSSAQLIIGRIRRFNSFLDHEDHHRGDKRLAFENRKRNSVSRGMNVTPVTVVGIHVRHGDITINRQQIQMGYQTPPVEYYVRAMLYFRRRYGHVFYVITTDSRKYVMNYLLPACFRIGARCHLTKNNVFVDLAILASCDHVIMSVGTFGWWAAWLAGGEVVYYKYPAREGSVLRKYMNYSDFYPDRWIAME, encoded by the exons ATGTCCCGGGAACACTCTTCTGAAGGATGTACAAGTGACATTACTTTAAAAGTCACTCGAAGTCGACTGACATCAGTGCAGGACGAACTGGCGACTTTAATAGTGACCAGCAGGTGTTGCCAGTCAGGTGTTGCCATTAAATGTTGCACAT CCCTCCGTCATCTGATCTTCCTGGCGGTGATGTGTTCCTTGGTGTCCATCCTCTTCTCCCTGTTCTATCTTCACAGCCCTGTGCATCCTGTCAGCCACCAATCGTCTTTCATAGAGAGGAAGTCAGCCATCAGAGGAACCCCCGACACACCTGACATGCAGGTGATCAAAAGCGCCGACAGGGCTGACAAGTGGCGAGGCATTCGATGGTGGGACTTGCTGAAAGGCGGCACCAGGCCCTCGTGCGGACCGGAGGCCAAACCCCGGGTGTTTTGTGTCCGATCCATTGGTCGCCTTGGCAACTCTCTCTTCAGCTACGCGTCCAGCCTGGGAGTGGCCATGCTGGTCAACGCAAGCCTGTTGCTGTGGCCGGAGTATGTGGGTCTGCTCCCGCATCTGTCGTTGCGGGGTGGCATCGACAACAACCTGACGGTGTGTCGGCGGGCTCTGGTCCGACCAGAGCGGACTTGCTGCATCTTCCAGAAGACCCTGGTACAGGCGGGACGCACCTGCGGACGCGTGCAGCAGCTGGGCGGCTACCTGCAGTCCTGGCGCTACTTCCAGCACGCGCAACAGGAAGTTCGAAAGGACTTCCAATTCCGAGGGATAGTCTTGAGTTCAGCCCAGCTCATAATCGGGAGAATCCGAAGATTCAACTCTTTCTTGGATCACGAGGACCATCACCGGGGCGACAAACGCCTCGCATTTGAGAACAGGAAGAGGAATAGCGTGAGCAGAGGAATGAATGTCACGCCCGTCACGGTGGTGGGCATCCACGTGCGTCACGGAGACATCACCATCAACCGGCAGCAGATCCAGATGGGCTACCAGACGCCCCCTGTCGAGTACTACGTCCGCGCCATGCTGTACTTCCGCCGGCGCTATGGCCACGTGTTCTACGTCATCACCACGGACAGCCGCAAGTACGTCATGAACTACCTGCTGCCTGCCTGCTTCCGGATCGGCGCGCGCTGCCACCTGACCAAGAACAACGTCTTTGTGGACCTGGCTATTCTGGCCAGCTGCGATCACGTGATCATGTCTGTGGGCACATTTGGTTGGTGGGCCGCCTGGCTGGCCGGAGGGGAAGTGGTTTACTATAAATATCCTGCTCGTGAAGGGAGTGTTTTGCGGAAGTACATGAACTATTCCGATTTTTACCCCGATCGTTGGATTGCAATGGAGTAA